Proteins encoded together in one Marinobacter sp. Arc7-DN-1 window:
- a CDS encoding YebG family protein — MAVQAVYFSDRDGLDMALKNPDTMLFTSKAEADARDKVLELAEEIQVFLSRKVEGLGDDLAERCAMAIAEEKDLFQKSLKKPDLLNAEQE; from the coding sequence ATGGCAGTACAAGCAGTCTACTTTTCCGATAGGGACGGCCTGGATATGGCACTGAAAAATCCTGACACGATGCTGTTCACCTCAAAAGCCGAAGCCGATGCCCGGGATAAGGTTCTGGAGCTGGCCGAAGAAATTCAGGTATTTCTCAGCCGCAAGGTTGAAGGGCTTGGCGATGACCTGGCTGAACGCTGCGCCATGGCCATCGCTGAAGAAAAGGATCTGTTTCAGAAATCGCTCAAAAAACCGGATCTTCTTAACGCGGAGCAGGAATAA
- a CDS encoding beta-ketoacyl-ACP synthase III — translation MTFARITGTGSYLPDNIVTNKDLEKMVDTTDQWIRERTGIEQRHIAIEGQTTVDLAEQAARNAIDAAGINAEDIDLIVFATSTPDKIFPSSACILQARLGIHGCPAFDIQAVCSGFVYALATAEKFIKTGSSKKALVIGAEVFSRIINWEDRGTCVLFGDGAGAVILEADDETGILSTHIHADGQYEELLHVPCGIADGYDQVKAGRAFVEMKGNEVFKVAVNTLGKIVDETLEANQMQKSDIDWLVPHQANLRIISATARKLNMSMDQVVVTVGQHGNTSAASIPLALDVAVRDGRIKRNEVILLEAFGGGFTWGSALLRY, via the coding sequence ATGACCTTTGCACGAATTACCGGCACCGGCTCTTACCTGCCAGACAATATCGTTACCAATAAAGACCTTGAGAAAATGGTCGACACCACAGACCAGTGGATTCGCGAGCGCACCGGAATCGAGCAACGGCATATTGCCATTGAGGGACAGACCACGGTCGACCTGGCCGAGCAAGCTGCGAGGAACGCCATTGACGCCGCTGGCATTAACGCTGAAGACATTGATCTGATTGTGTTCGCCACCTCCACCCCGGACAAGATTTTCCCGAGCTCCGCCTGCATTCTTCAGGCCCGGCTGGGAATCCATGGCTGCCCCGCTTTCGATATTCAGGCAGTCTGCAGCGGTTTTGTCTACGCATTGGCAACTGCGGAAAAATTCATCAAAACCGGCAGCAGCAAGAAGGCGCTCGTCATCGGGGCTGAGGTATTCTCCCGCATCATCAACTGGGAAGACCGTGGCACCTGTGTACTCTTCGGGGACGGTGCCGGTGCGGTGATCCTGGAAGCCGATGACGAAACCGGCATTCTCTCCACGCACATCCACGCCGATGGCCAATATGAAGAGTTACTTCATGTGCCCTGCGGTATTGCGGATGGTTATGATCAGGTGAAAGCCGGGCGCGCGTTTGTGGAGATGAAGGGCAATGAAGTGTTCAAGGTGGCGGTGAACACGCTCGGCAAGATTGTCGACGAAACCCTCGAAGCCAATCAGATGCAGAAATCGGATATTGACTGGCTGGTGCCCCACCAGGCCAATCTTCGAATCATCTCGGCTACTGCCAGAAAACTGAATATGTCCATGGACCAGGTTGTTGTTACTGTTGGCCAGCATGGCAACACCTCTGCGGCTTCGATCCCCCTTGCCCTGGATGTTGCCGTGCGCGACGGGCGAATCAAGCGCAATGAGGTGATCCTGCTGGAGGCCTTCGGTGGCGGATTCACCTGGGGTTCCGCACTACTGAGATACTGA
- a CDS encoding YdcH family protein encodes MGISSHELHKEFPQYSDLIDELKSNDPRFDEKFREYAELDQEIEGLEKRDAPISDDKLHRMKQKRARLKDNLYQALVSNDKAS; translated from the coding sequence ATGGGCATTTCCAGCCATGAGCTTCACAAAGAATTTCCCCAGTACAGTGACCTTATTGATGAGCTCAAGAGCAACGACCCGAGGTTCGATGAAAAATTCCGGGAATACGCGGAGCTGGATCAGGAGATAGAGGGGTTGGAAAAGAGGGATGCGCCTATTAGTGACGACAAATTGCATCGCATGAAACAGAAGCGCGCCCGGCTTAAGGATAATCTTTACCAGGCGCTGGTTTCAAACGACAAGGCATCATGA
- a CDS encoding peptidoglycan-binding protein, producing the protein MKRSRHCQVPGFRTQAAVLFTAAMGFSAAHGASPVNVIFSAENALYGAGYDIGRADGWYDNKLRAAVRNYQDKSGLPTSGDLDSQTLKALGVNTTAKATVSSNAVASREDAVAALGLPELNLRLRPQAVAKMVPRTEPKPEPSAPLIEAPRETGTEEPPASAEASASKPPEAIDDSDNKTIYSQLVKNGTSTPSEAPSSSSPAVLGVVSESSSETAPAPESETEIVDSVPSANQKPVTAVAVVAVEADGPLAQLPAEPTSTAPLEPETEVTVTEQTAGTGNPAATNQPENEPRRSTGGGFFSALFDFFFGWLV; encoded by the coding sequence ATGAAACGCTCACGCCATTGCCAGGTTCCTGGCTTTCGCACTCAGGCCGCCGTCCTGTTCACCGCGGCCATGGGCTTCAGTGCTGCCCACGGGGCAAGTCCGGTAAATGTTATTTTTTCAGCGGAAAATGCCCTTTACGGCGCCGGCTATGACATCGGGCGTGCGGACGGCTGGTATGACAACAAGTTGCGGGCCGCTGTCCGGAACTATCAGGACAAAAGCGGCCTTCCCACCAGCGGTGACCTGGATTCGCAAACCCTGAAGGCGCTGGGTGTAAATACCACCGCCAAGGCAACAGTCAGCAGCAATGCTGTCGCCAGCCGTGAAGACGCTGTGGCTGCACTGGGTTTACCGGAACTGAACCTGCGGTTACGGCCTCAAGCTGTGGCGAAAATGGTGCCGCGAACGGAGCCAAAGCCCGAGCCATCTGCACCGTTGATCGAGGCCCCCCGGGAAACGGGAACTGAAGAACCTCCTGCAAGCGCTGAGGCATCTGCAAGCAAGCCACCAGAAGCTATTGATGATTCTGATAACAAAACCATTTATAGTCAATTAGTTAAAAACGGAACCTCAACTCCTTCTGAAGCTCCATCCTCGTCCTCCCCGGCCGTTTTGGGGGTCGTATCCGAGTCGTCCAGTGAAACTGCGCCAGCCCCGGAATCCGAGACCGAAATCGTTGACTCCGTACCATCGGCAAATCAAAAACCTGTTACCGCTGTTGCAGTAGTGGCCGTTGAGGCAGACGGTCCATTAGCACAGCTGCCAGCAGAGCCAACAAGTACCGCCCCCCTTGAGCCTGAAACCGAAGTTACAGTCACAGAACAAACCGCCGGCACTGGCAACCCTGCTGCAACGAATCAGCCTGAGAACGAACCCCGGCGTAGTACCGGTGGCGGATTCTTCAGTGCGTTGTTTGATTTCTTCTTTGGCTGGCTGGTGTAA
- a CDS encoding methyl-accepting chemotaxis protein, protein MTATIVESIERRLGVRGKLLIAPVFILLLFALVTFYSVREFRSLDDRMGTVARDLAPETAIATDVLINLYRLRLWVFDYYATGNEEVLSRLEQLESGFFNDLADAQANIRAPERIRLVREIEQATSRYVGIFEEELVPAKQQVQRIVAEELDQYGPAASKALRRAIDGITNREPDSPLRVTLEQLIHDTLLMRMATQRYFSDGTETSEKALGYAMEDVSDALSFLDMDAVPDFIRQYLDTAIEALEKYQASVNNLLLHQSAMNRTKTEQLDVLGPEITQLARELEQKVFVALEAVADEAESETDTALRLTMAAFATSVVLGLVVAFLFSRMMATSVKRARAEILGYLEDIGNNRGNVSTRLTKGRPDEIGDFISAVNSFLETLEDIISRIATASRGLTSESESLSGITERTTKNSGQQRDQITQVSAAMQEMVSTSDEIASNTNDTDESARQAARLADSGQATVTNAIQSVTRLAEQVQEGSKRIQRLEQESGEIGGVLEVIQSIAGQTNLLALNAAIEAARAGEAGRGFAVVADEVRGLAKRVQDSTVDIERIVSNLQSGAAGAVVDMSKARQMAGEASEEAGRSGTALSDILAAVNRIVDMTTQIASATEQQRATAAEMTQNVEASSGAIDELTGDISHVNDSSKALAGMAEEMDSLVRRFHVS, encoded by the coding sequence GTGACTGCCACCATTGTTGAATCTATTGAGCGTCGCCTCGGCGTGCGCGGCAAACTGCTGATTGCACCGGTGTTTATCTTGCTGCTGTTCGCGCTCGTCACTTTTTACAGTGTTCGCGAATTCCGGAGCCTGGATGATCGAATGGGCACTGTCGCCAGGGACCTTGCCCCCGAGACGGCGATTGCAACGGATGTTCTCATCAACCTTTACCGGTTGAGACTTTGGGTTTTCGACTATTACGCCACGGGTAACGAGGAAGTCCTGTCCCGTCTTGAGCAGCTCGAGTCTGGATTTTTCAACGATCTGGCAGATGCTCAGGCAAACATCCGGGCCCCGGAACGTATCCGGCTGGTCAGGGAAATCGAGCAGGCCACCTCCCGGTACGTTGGTATCTTCGAAGAGGAGTTGGTCCCCGCCAAACAGCAAGTTCAGCGAATTGTTGCCGAAGAACTGGACCAGTATGGCCCTGCCGCTTCCAAAGCATTGCGCAGGGCTATTGACGGCATCACCAACCGGGAACCGGACAGCCCACTCCGGGTCACGCTTGAGCAGCTGATCCACGACACGCTCCTGATGCGAATGGCAACCCAGCGATATTTTTCGGATGGCACTGAAACCTCCGAGAAAGCACTGGGTTATGCCATGGAGGATGTATCGGACGCCCTTTCCTTTCTCGATATGGATGCCGTGCCCGATTTCATACGCCAATACCTCGATACGGCCATTGAGGCGCTGGAGAAATATCAAGCCTCAGTGAACAATCTTTTGCTTCATCAAAGCGCCATGAACCGAACCAAAACAGAACAACTCGATGTTCTGGGCCCGGAAATTACGCAACTGGCGAGGGAGCTCGAACAAAAGGTTTTTGTTGCGCTGGAAGCCGTGGCCGATGAGGCGGAATCAGAAACCGACACTGCTCTGCGCCTGACTATGGCCGCCTTCGCAACCTCTGTAGTGCTGGGACTGGTGGTCGCCTTCCTCTTTAGCCGGATGATGGCCACTAGCGTGAAACGCGCTCGCGCGGAAATCCTCGGATACCTGGAAGACATTGGCAACAATCGCGGCAATGTCTCAACCCGGCTCACCAAAGGGCGCCCGGATGAAATCGGGGACTTCATATCAGCCGTCAATTCGTTTCTCGAAACCCTCGAGGACATCATCTCAAGGATTGCCACGGCATCCCGGGGGTTGACCAGCGAATCCGAGTCCCTGTCCGGCATTACAGAGAGGACGACAAAAAACTCCGGGCAGCAGAGAGACCAGATTACCCAGGTATCAGCGGCGATGCAGGAAATGGTTTCCACATCCGATGAGATCGCTTCAAATACCAACGACACGGACGAATCCGCTCGGCAGGCCGCGCGGCTGGCCGATTCGGGGCAGGCAACCGTGACCAATGCAATCCAGTCGGTAACCCGGCTTGCGGAACAGGTCCAGGAGGGTTCCAAACGTATTCAACGCCTGGAACAGGAATCTGGTGAAATCGGTGGTGTCCTCGAAGTGATACAGAGCATCGCCGGGCAAACCAACCTCCTGGCCCTGAACGCGGCCATTGAAGCAGCCCGGGCGGGAGAAGCCGGCCGGGGATTTGCTGTGGTTGCTGATGAAGTCCGGGGGCTCGCCAAGCGGGTTCAGGATTCAACGGTCGATATTGAGCGGATTGTTTCCAATCTCCAGAGTGGCGCCGCGGGGGCCGTGGTTGATATGAGCAAGGCCAGACAGATGGCCGGAGAGGCCAGCGAAGAGGCCGGCAGGTCCGGCACGGCGCTTTCGGACATTCTGGCCGCAGTGAACCGGATTGTGGACATGACCACACAGATTGCGAGTGCCACCGAACAACAACGGGCGACCGCCGCGGAAATGACTCAGAATGTCGAGGCCAGCAGTGGTGCCATCGACGAACTGACTGGAGACATTTCTCACGTAAACGATTCCAGCAAGGCGCTTGCAGGTATGGCCGAAGAAATGGACAGCCTCGTTCGCCGGTTTCACGTCAGCTAA
- a CDS encoding ABC transporter substrate-binding protein, translating into MRFLLLALLLVSPLCFSKTVVIIQSYHIQYKWDADYIAAVQSVLGDNHKIHILELDTKRLPKAEWPQKVEITQQAIAKINPDVAILGDDNAFSLMAAHLVEKNIPVVFLGVNGGPVQHPALEHPLVTGILERPFFAESIRHLRKVLSQKDRFLVLMDDSPTMRNAVNEYFGDKRQATLYGSQLDIVLTNDKDTWLQSVFNAHETYDAIVVGTHHTIRDEADNYITPKELMTEAFTRTRIPIFSFWDIFIGKEQSIGGFTISAHQEGLTAARLASLILNGVKPNRIPQLKSLSGHYVYSESGLKHWNLDLSPLIASQANFVD; encoded by the coding sequence ATGCGTTTTCTCCTCTTGGCTCTTCTGCTGGTAAGCCCCCTGTGTTTCAGTAAAACCGTCGTTATCATCCAAAGCTATCACATCCAGTACAAATGGGACGCGGATTACATCGCCGCTGTTCAGTCAGTACTTGGCGACAACCATAAAATTCATATTCTCGAGCTGGACACGAAGCGTCTGCCCAAGGCCGAATGGCCCCAAAAAGTTGAAATCACGCAGCAAGCCATCGCGAAAATCAATCCGGACGTCGCTATTCTTGGTGATGACAACGCCTTTTCGTTAATGGCCGCGCATCTGGTTGAAAAGAATATTCCCGTTGTCTTCCTAGGTGTGAACGGAGGGCCCGTGCAGCACCCTGCTCTTGAGCACCCTCTGGTCACCGGCATACTAGAGCGGCCCTTCTTCGCGGAAAGCATCCGCCATCTGAGAAAAGTACTCAGCCAGAAGGATCGTTTCCTTGTGTTGATGGATGATTCACCAACCATGCGCAATGCCGTAAACGAATACTTCGGTGACAAAAGACAAGCCACCCTTTACGGCTCGCAACTGGACATTGTGCTTACCAATGACAAGGACACCTGGTTGCAAAGCGTTTTCAATGCACACGAAACCTACGACGCTATTGTGGTCGGCACGCACCACACCATTCGCGATGAAGCCGATAACTACATCACCCCAAAAGAGCTCATGACTGAGGCATTTACCCGCACCCGAATTCCGATCTTTTCATTCTGGGATATTTTCATCGGCAAGGAACAAAGCATCGGGGGATTCACCATTTCAGCCCATCAGGAAGGCCTGACCGCAGCTCGCCTCGCCTCCCTGATACTGAACGGGGTTAAACCCAATCGCATACCCCAGCTGAAATCCCTGAGTGGCCACTACGTGTACAGCGAAAGTGGACTGAAACACTGGAACCTGGATTTGTCGCCACTGATCGCCAGCCAGGCGAACTTTGTTGACTAA